The following proteins are co-located in the Prinia subflava isolate CZ2003 ecotype Zambia chromosome 16, Cam_Psub_1.2, whole genome shotgun sequence genome:
- the LOC134558914 gene encoding rho GTPase-activating protein 7-like isoform X1 has product MRMAAQGRPHLRRCLSDHPRGSTSWAWDGFWRTAREKCLAEIEAREACAWLRAAGFPQYAQLFEDMQFPIDVKTVRRDHEFLDGDAIESLFRRLNTLNKYASMKVEISRDRKRSDDSEDDEPCAISDRWAYERCSQRWSRIESLAAFPAEEGAGPSTPGSPVLKIIHNEDSVVLDHGEKHDVSSIHSTSSADSDIVNSQKPFEDVETSTSSSRCSSVKVPSLDSAFSCSSPPSEFLNITSEEKLLDKSPSKKRKSLLKKMEKLHLRSCNLRSGQSKAKPIISEPVLLEGLNEEKMKMLNCVNISDLSGIRTKNISSFSPRSCNSSNQSVNSSTGSTPSPVTKPGNPCEGRGMCAEHVDSSKLLLENDLPQQNLKNDMTLQKTQMFQIPQGHKPGTFPTVLTDSSLSPADNSSVNWRTGSFHGGRRSRSRSGSKDPKAPRGPLSGRDNRLSVYDNMPSIDLESLEAAQAGDDDVFSELNSVIADVNGLKKLVDQWTEKFSDDGDSDFSSDLTCLYPPSPKESPLGTGGSEDKTAGEAEGESSCGLGKEIGSADLTYITDSKKTNRHGKQHWSAEESVSLESLSLQPDGQSAAQLAHTQKLALLRLTALMDRYSPSSKQGWNWTIPKFIKKPKASDYKDKNVFGVPLLLNVQRTSHPLPNGILQALEYLRSHFLDQVGLFRKSGVKSRILSLREMNETNPNNVCYEGQSAFDVADMVKQYFRDLPEPIFTSRLCESFLHIYQYVPKDQQFQAVQAAILLLPKENREALKILLFFLRDVVAFVEENQMTPTNIAVCLAPSLFHLNTLRRDSSSSSTRSSQRKCSLGKPDQRELNENLAATQGLAHMIMECNRLFQTDFPA; this is encoded by the exons AAATTGAAGCCAGAGAAGCCTGCGCCTGGCTGCGAGCTGCTGGATTTCCCCAGTATGCTCAGCTGTTTGAAG ATATGCAGTTTCCCATTGATGTAAAAACTGTGAGGAGAGATCATGAATTTTTAGATGGAGATGCGATTGAATCACTGTTCAG AAGGTTGAACACATTGAACAAGTATGCATCAATGAAAGTGGAAATAAGCCGTGATAGGAAACGG AGTGACGACTCTGAAGATGATGAGCCTTGTGCAATAAGTGACAGATGGGCTTATGAGAGGTGCAGCCAGCGGTGGTCTCGCATCGAGAGCctggcagcttttccagcagaggAGGGGGCTGGGCCCTCCACCCCGGGCAGTCCAGTGTTGAAGATCATCCACAACGAGGACAGTGTTGTTCTGGATCATGGTGAGAAGCACGATGTGTCCTCAATtcacagcaccagcagtgccGACAGTGACATTGTTAACTCCCAAAAACCTTTTGAAGATGTGGAAACCAGCACGAGTTCCTCAAGGTGTTCCTCAGTTAAGGTACCTTCACTCGACTCTGCTTTTAGCTGTTCTTCTCCTCCcagtgaatttttaaatatcacCAGTGAGGAGAAGCTTTTGGATAAGTCACCATCGAAAAAGAGGAAGAGCCTTCTAAAGAAAATGGAGAAGCTGCACTTAAGGAGCTGCAATTTAAGGAGTGGCCAGTCAAAGGCCAAACCCATAATAAGTGAACCTGTTCTCCTGGAAGGACTTAATGAAGAAAAGATGAAGATGCTGAACTGTGTAAATATTTCTGACCTCTCTGGCATCCGAACAAagaacatttcttccttttctccccgGAGCTGCAATAGCAGCAATCAGTCTgtaaacagcagcacagggagcactcCAAGTCCTGTTACAAAACCAGGCAATCCCTGTGAAGGAAGGGGGATGTGTGCAGAGCACGTGGACTCCAGCAAGCTGTTGCTGGAGAATGATCTACCCCAGCAAAACCTAAAAAATGACATGACGTTACAAAAGACGCAGATGTTTCAGATACCACAAGGCCATAAACCTGGCACTTTCCCCACAGTACTTACAGACAGCTCCCTGTCTCCAGCAGACAACTCCTCTGTCAACTGGAGAACGGGGAGTTTCCAcgggggcaggaggagccggAGCAGGAGCGGCTCCAAGGATCCCAAAGCCCCCAGGGGTCCCCTGTCGGGCAGGGATAACAGGCTGAGTGTGTATGACAACATGCCCAGCATTGACCTGGAGAGCCTGGAGGCAGCACAAGCTGGGGATGATGATGTGTTTTCAGAACTGAACAGCGTCATAGCAGACGTCAATGGTCTCAAAAAGTTGGTTGATCAGTGGACAGAGAAGTTCTCAGATGATGGGGATTCTGACTTTTCCAGTGACCTGACCTGTTTGTATCCACCCTCCCCTAAAGAAAGCCCTCTTGGAACAGGGGGCTCAGAAGATAAGAcagcaggggaggctgagggagagagcagctgtggccTGGGCAAGGAGATTGGTTCTGCAGACTTGACATATATCACAGACTCTAAAAAGACCAACAG GCATGGGAAGCAACACTGGTCTGCGGAAGAGAGCGTGAGCCTGGAAAGCCTCTCCCTCCAGCCTGATGGGCAGTCAGCTGCCCAGCTGGCCCACACACAaaagctggcactgctgagacTCACAGCTTTAATGGACAGATACTCCCCTTCCAGTAAGCAGGGCTGGAACTG GACCATACCaaagttcattaaaaaaccaaaagcctCAGACTACAAGGACAAAAACGTGTTTGGGGTTCCTTTGCTTCTGAACGTGCAGCGAACCAGCCACCCCCTGCCCAACGGCATCCTGCAAGCCCTGGAGTACCTGAGAAGCCACTTTCTTGACCAG GTTGGCCTGTTCCGAAAATCTGGTGTTAAATCCAGGATTCTGTCTTTAAGAGAAATGAATgaaaccaacccaaacaatgTCTGCTATGAGGGGCAGTCAGCCTTTGACGTGGCAGATATGGTGAAGCAGTATTTCCGAGACCTTCCTGAGCCTATATTTACCAGCAGGCTCTGTGAATCCTTCCTCCACATCTACCAAT ATGTGCCAAAGGACCAGCAGTTTCAGGCTGTCCAGGCTGCTATTCTCCTTCTCCCAAAGGAAAATAGAGAAGCTTTGAAAATCCTCCTGTTCTTCCTGCGAGATGTGGTGGCTTTTGTAGAGGAGAACCAGATGACCCCAACCAACATTGCTGTCTGTCTTGCACCTTCTTTGTTTCACCTCAACACCCTGAGGAGGGACAGTTCCTCCTCCTCAACCAG GTCCAGTCAGAGGAAGTGCAGCTTGGGGAAGCCAGACCAGAGGGAGCTGAATGAGAACCTGGCAGCAACGCAGGGCTTGGCCCACATGATAATGGAGTGCAACAGGCTCTTCCAG ACTGACTTCCCAGCTTGA
- the LOC134558914 gene encoding rho GTPase-activating protein 7-like isoform X2 encodes MGLEFSCPRQDLLTCRDTGVTSAQDSDPLQLPLPMEEIEAREACAWLRAAGFPQYAQLFEDMQFPIDVKTVRRDHEFLDGDAIESLFRRLNTLNKYASMKVEISRDRKRSDDSEDDEPCAISDRWAYERCSQRWSRIESLAAFPAEEGAGPSTPGSPVLKIIHNEDSVVLDHGEKHDVSSIHSTSSADSDIVNSQKPFEDVETSTSSSRCSSVKVPSLDSAFSCSSPPSEFLNITSEEKLLDKSPSKKRKSLLKKMEKLHLRSCNLRSGQSKAKPIISEPVLLEGLNEEKMKMLNCVNISDLSGIRTKNISSFSPRSCNSSNQSVNSSTGSTPSPVTKPGNPCEGRGMCAEHVDSSKLLLENDLPQQNLKNDMTLQKTQMFQIPQGHKPGTFPTVLTDSSLSPADNSSVNWRTGSFHGGRRSRSRSGSKDPKAPRGPLSGRDNRLSVYDNMPSIDLESLEAAQAGDDDVFSELNSVIADVNGLKKLVDQWTEKFSDDGDSDFSSDLTCLYPPSPKESPLGTGGSEDKTAGEAEGESSCGLGKEIGSADLTYITDSKKTNRHGKQHWSAEESVSLESLSLQPDGQSAAQLAHTQKLALLRLTALMDRYSPSSKQGWNWTIPKFIKKPKASDYKDKNVFGVPLLLNVQRTSHPLPNGILQALEYLRSHFLDQVGLFRKSGVKSRILSLREMNETNPNNVCYEGQSAFDVADMVKQYFRDLPEPIFTSRLCESFLHIYQYVPKDQQFQAVQAAILLLPKENREALKILLFFLRDVVAFVEENQMTPTNIAVCLAPSLFHLNTLRRDSSSSSTRSSQRKCSLGKPDQRELNENLAATQGLAHMIMECNRLFQTDFPA; translated from the exons AAATTGAAGCCAGAGAAGCCTGCGCCTGGCTGCGAGCTGCTGGATTTCCCCAGTATGCTCAGCTGTTTGAAG ATATGCAGTTTCCCATTGATGTAAAAACTGTGAGGAGAGATCATGAATTTTTAGATGGAGATGCGATTGAATCACTGTTCAG AAGGTTGAACACATTGAACAAGTATGCATCAATGAAAGTGGAAATAAGCCGTGATAGGAAACGG AGTGACGACTCTGAAGATGATGAGCCTTGTGCAATAAGTGACAGATGGGCTTATGAGAGGTGCAGCCAGCGGTGGTCTCGCATCGAGAGCctggcagcttttccagcagaggAGGGGGCTGGGCCCTCCACCCCGGGCAGTCCAGTGTTGAAGATCATCCACAACGAGGACAGTGTTGTTCTGGATCATGGTGAGAAGCACGATGTGTCCTCAATtcacagcaccagcagtgccGACAGTGACATTGTTAACTCCCAAAAACCTTTTGAAGATGTGGAAACCAGCACGAGTTCCTCAAGGTGTTCCTCAGTTAAGGTACCTTCACTCGACTCTGCTTTTAGCTGTTCTTCTCCTCCcagtgaatttttaaatatcacCAGTGAGGAGAAGCTTTTGGATAAGTCACCATCGAAAAAGAGGAAGAGCCTTCTAAAGAAAATGGAGAAGCTGCACTTAAGGAGCTGCAATTTAAGGAGTGGCCAGTCAAAGGCCAAACCCATAATAAGTGAACCTGTTCTCCTGGAAGGACTTAATGAAGAAAAGATGAAGATGCTGAACTGTGTAAATATTTCTGACCTCTCTGGCATCCGAACAAagaacatttcttccttttctccccgGAGCTGCAATAGCAGCAATCAGTCTgtaaacagcagcacagggagcactcCAAGTCCTGTTACAAAACCAGGCAATCCCTGTGAAGGAAGGGGGATGTGTGCAGAGCACGTGGACTCCAGCAAGCTGTTGCTGGAGAATGATCTACCCCAGCAAAACCTAAAAAATGACATGACGTTACAAAAGACGCAGATGTTTCAGATACCACAAGGCCATAAACCTGGCACTTTCCCCACAGTACTTACAGACAGCTCCCTGTCTCCAGCAGACAACTCCTCTGTCAACTGGAGAACGGGGAGTTTCCAcgggggcaggaggagccggAGCAGGAGCGGCTCCAAGGATCCCAAAGCCCCCAGGGGTCCCCTGTCGGGCAGGGATAACAGGCTGAGTGTGTATGACAACATGCCCAGCATTGACCTGGAGAGCCTGGAGGCAGCACAAGCTGGGGATGATGATGTGTTTTCAGAACTGAACAGCGTCATAGCAGACGTCAATGGTCTCAAAAAGTTGGTTGATCAGTGGACAGAGAAGTTCTCAGATGATGGGGATTCTGACTTTTCCAGTGACCTGACCTGTTTGTATCCACCCTCCCCTAAAGAAAGCCCTCTTGGAACAGGGGGCTCAGAAGATAAGAcagcaggggaggctgagggagagagcagctgtggccTGGGCAAGGAGATTGGTTCTGCAGACTTGACATATATCACAGACTCTAAAAAGACCAACAG GCATGGGAAGCAACACTGGTCTGCGGAAGAGAGCGTGAGCCTGGAAAGCCTCTCCCTCCAGCCTGATGGGCAGTCAGCTGCCCAGCTGGCCCACACACAaaagctggcactgctgagacTCACAGCTTTAATGGACAGATACTCCCCTTCCAGTAAGCAGGGCTGGAACTG GACCATACCaaagttcattaaaaaaccaaaagcctCAGACTACAAGGACAAAAACGTGTTTGGGGTTCCTTTGCTTCTGAACGTGCAGCGAACCAGCCACCCCCTGCCCAACGGCATCCTGCAAGCCCTGGAGTACCTGAGAAGCCACTTTCTTGACCAG GTTGGCCTGTTCCGAAAATCTGGTGTTAAATCCAGGATTCTGTCTTTAAGAGAAATGAATgaaaccaacccaaacaatgTCTGCTATGAGGGGCAGTCAGCCTTTGACGTGGCAGATATGGTGAAGCAGTATTTCCGAGACCTTCCTGAGCCTATATTTACCAGCAGGCTCTGTGAATCCTTCCTCCACATCTACCAAT ATGTGCCAAAGGACCAGCAGTTTCAGGCTGTCCAGGCTGCTATTCTCCTTCTCCCAAAGGAAAATAGAGAAGCTTTGAAAATCCTCCTGTTCTTCCTGCGAGATGTGGTGGCTTTTGTAGAGGAGAACCAGATGACCCCAACCAACATTGCTGTCTGTCTTGCACCTTCTTTGTTTCACCTCAACACCCTGAGGAGGGACAGTTCCTCCTCCTCAACCAG GTCCAGTCAGAGGAAGTGCAGCTTGGGGAAGCCAGACCAGAGGGAGCTGAATGAGAACCTGGCAGCAACGCAGGGCTTGGCCCACATGATAATGGAGTGCAACAGGCTCTTCCAG ACTGACTTCCCAGCTTGA
- the LOC134558914 gene encoding rho GTPase-activating protein 7-like isoform X3, protein MQFPIDVKTVRRDHEFLDGDAIESLFRRLNTLNKYASMKVEISRDRKRSDDSEDDEPCAISDRWAYERCSQRWSRIESLAAFPAEEGAGPSTPGSPVLKIIHNEDSVVLDHGEKHDVSSIHSTSSADSDIVNSQKPFEDVETSTSSSRCSSVKVPSLDSAFSCSSPPSEFLNITSEEKLLDKSPSKKRKSLLKKMEKLHLRSCNLRSGQSKAKPIISEPVLLEGLNEEKMKMLNCVNISDLSGIRTKNISSFSPRSCNSSNQSVNSSTGSTPSPVTKPGNPCEGRGMCAEHVDSSKLLLENDLPQQNLKNDMTLQKTQMFQIPQGHKPGTFPTVLTDSSLSPADNSSVNWRTGSFHGGRRSRSRSGSKDPKAPRGPLSGRDNRLSVYDNMPSIDLESLEAAQAGDDDVFSELNSVIADVNGLKKLVDQWTEKFSDDGDSDFSSDLTCLYPPSPKESPLGTGGSEDKTAGEAEGESSCGLGKEIGSADLTYITDSKKTNRHGKQHWSAEESVSLESLSLQPDGQSAAQLAHTQKLALLRLTALMDRYSPSSKQGWNWTIPKFIKKPKASDYKDKNVFGVPLLLNVQRTSHPLPNGILQALEYLRSHFLDQVGLFRKSGVKSRILSLREMNETNPNNVCYEGQSAFDVADMVKQYFRDLPEPIFTSRLCESFLHIYQYVPKDQQFQAVQAAILLLPKENREALKILLFFLRDVVAFVEENQMTPTNIAVCLAPSLFHLNTLRRDSSSSSTRSSQRKCSLGKPDQRELNENLAATQGLAHMIMECNRLFQTDFPA, encoded by the exons ATGCAGTTTCCCATTGATGTAAAAACTGTGAGGAGAGATCATGAATTTTTAGATGGAGATGCGATTGAATCACTGTTCAG AAGGTTGAACACATTGAACAAGTATGCATCAATGAAAGTGGAAATAAGCCGTGATAGGAAACGG AGTGACGACTCTGAAGATGATGAGCCTTGTGCAATAAGTGACAGATGGGCTTATGAGAGGTGCAGCCAGCGGTGGTCTCGCATCGAGAGCctggcagcttttccagcagaggAGGGGGCTGGGCCCTCCACCCCGGGCAGTCCAGTGTTGAAGATCATCCACAACGAGGACAGTGTTGTTCTGGATCATGGTGAGAAGCACGATGTGTCCTCAATtcacagcaccagcagtgccGACAGTGACATTGTTAACTCCCAAAAACCTTTTGAAGATGTGGAAACCAGCACGAGTTCCTCAAGGTGTTCCTCAGTTAAGGTACCTTCACTCGACTCTGCTTTTAGCTGTTCTTCTCCTCCcagtgaatttttaaatatcacCAGTGAGGAGAAGCTTTTGGATAAGTCACCATCGAAAAAGAGGAAGAGCCTTCTAAAGAAAATGGAGAAGCTGCACTTAAGGAGCTGCAATTTAAGGAGTGGCCAGTCAAAGGCCAAACCCATAATAAGTGAACCTGTTCTCCTGGAAGGACTTAATGAAGAAAAGATGAAGATGCTGAACTGTGTAAATATTTCTGACCTCTCTGGCATCCGAACAAagaacatttcttccttttctccccgGAGCTGCAATAGCAGCAATCAGTCTgtaaacagcagcacagggagcactcCAAGTCCTGTTACAAAACCAGGCAATCCCTGTGAAGGAAGGGGGATGTGTGCAGAGCACGTGGACTCCAGCAAGCTGTTGCTGGAGAATGATCTACCCCAGCAAAACCTAAAAAATGACATGACGTTACAAAAGACGCAGATGTTTCAGATACCACAAGGCCATAAACCTGGCACTTTCCCCACAGTACTTACAGACAGCTCCCTGTCTCCAGCAGACAACTCCTCTGTCAACTGGAGAACGGGGAGTTTCCAcgggggcaggaggagccggAGCAGGAGCGGCTCCAAGGATCCCAAAGCCCCCAGGGGTCCCCTGTCGGGCAGGGATAACAGGCTGAGTGTGTATGACAACATGCCCAGCATTGACCTGGAGAGCCTGGAGGCAGCACAAGCTGGGGATGATGATGTGTTTTCAGAACTGAACAGCGTCATAGCAGACGTCAATGGTCTCAAAAAGTTGGTTGATCAGTGGACAGAGAAGTTCTCAGATGATGGGGATTCTGACTTTTCCAGTGACCTGACCTGTTTGTATCCACCCTCCCCTAAAGAAAGCCCTCTTGGAACAGGGGGCTCAGAAGATAAGAcagcaggggaggctgagggagagagcagctgtggccTGGGCAAGGAGATTGGTTCTGCAGACTTGACATATATCACAGACTCTAAAAAGACCAACAG GCATGGGAAGCAACACTGGTCTGCGGAAGAGAGCGTGAGCCTGGAAAGCCTCTCCCTCCAGCCTGATGGGCAGTCAGCTGCCCAGCTGGCCCACACACAaaagctggcactgctgagacTCACAGCTTTAATGGACAGATACTCCCCTTCCAGTAAGCAGGGCTGGAACTG GACCATACCaaagttcattaaaaaaccaaaagcctCAGACTACAAGGACAAAAACGTGTTTGGGGTTCCTTTGCTTCTGAACGTGCAGCGAACCAGCCACCCCCTGCCCAACGGCATCCTGCAAGCCCTGGAGTACCTGAGAAGCCACTTTCTTGACCAG GTTGGCCTGTTCCGAAAATCTGGTGTTAAATCCAGGATTCTGTCTTTAAGAGAAATGAATgaaaccaacccaaacaatgTCTGCTATGAGGGGCAGTCAGCCTTTGACGTGGCAGATATGGTGAAGCAGTATTTCCGAGACCTTCCTGAGCCTATATTTACCAGCAGGCTCTGTGAATCCTTCCTCCACATCTACCAAT ATGTGCCAAAGGACCAGCAGTTTCAGGCTGTCCAGGCTGCTATTCTCCTTCTCCCAAAGGAAAATAGAGAAGCTTTGAAAATCCTCCTGTTCTTCCTGCGAGATGTGGTGGCTTTTGTAGAGGAGAACCAGATGACCCCAACCAACATTGCTGTCTGTCTTGCACCTTCTTTGTTTCACCTCAACACCCTGAGGAGGGACAGTTCCTCCTCCTCAACCAG GTCCAGTCAGAGGAAGTGCAGCTTGGGGAAGCCAGACCAGAGGGAGCTGAATGAGAACCTGGCAGCAACGCAGGGCTTGGCCCACATGATAATGGAGTGCAACAGGCTCTTCCAG ACTGACTTCCCAGCTTGA